The proteins below are encoded in one region of Segatella copri:
- a CDS encoding ABC transporter substrate-binding protein/permease, producing MMKYRKTGKFKLGFLTLLLSVLFVACGSGASDADRQIKSKTDLKGAVIGVQLGTTSDGLATELEKEGGGTKVERYNKGADAIQALLQGKIDCMVTDEAPAKAFQRVNPSLRILPETFDASSFAICVAKDHAELQQSINHAIRILKENGVIDSIVNRHLERGIAVAYTPKTSEVKKVGPEALQKLGLKTSLRFATNATFEPFEYYQNGKIVGIDVDVANAIGDVLGVDVEILDMEFDAIITSVQAGKADAGIAGITVTPERKKNIGFTDSYADVRQVIMVNSNEVKAAGNQPGVIDKFKSCFIDDNRYQYLLQGLGNTLIITFFAIILSVILGTLIAIVRARHERKSDWKIPNMLCQLYLTIMRGTPTMVQLLIIYYVVFASADVNKILVAVIAFGLNSAAYIAEVIRSGIMSVDNGQMEAGRSLGLSYGKTMRLIILPQAFKNVLPAMGNELITLLKETSISGYIGLVDLTKGSDIIRSITYEAMMPLGVVACLYLVLVLGLNAGVRRLEKRLRKSERK from the coding sequence ATGATGAAATACAGAAAAACGGGAAAGTTTAAGCTGGGCTTCTTGACTTTACTCCTGAGTGTGCTCTTCGTGGCGTGTGGCTCGGGAGCGTCAGATGCTGACAGGCAAATCAAGAGCAAGACTGATTTGAAGGGGGCTGTGATTGGTGTGCAGCTCGGTACCACTAGCGACGGACTAGCTACGGAGCTGGAAAAGGAAGGTGGCGGTACCAAGGTAGAACGGTATAACAAGGGAGCCGATGCCATCCAGGCACTCCTGCAGGGTAAGATAGACTGCATGGTGACCGATGAGGCGCCAGCCAAGGCATTCCAACGGGTGAACCCATCGCTCCGTATCCTGCCCGAAACCTTCGATGCATCCTCTTTCGCCATCTGCGTGGCTAAGGATCATGCTGAGTTGCAGCAGTCAATCAATCATGCCATCCGTATCCTGAAAGAGAATGGCGTCATCGATTCCATCGTCAACCGCCATCTGGAACGGGGCATAGCCGTGGCTTATACGCCAAAGACTTCTGAGGTGAAGAAGGTGGGACCGGAAGCGCTGCAGAAACTCGGCTTGAAGACGAGTCTCCGTTTTGCCACCAACGCTACCTTCGAGCCTTTCGAATATTACCAGAATGGCAAGATTGTGGGCATCGACGTGGATGTGGCGAATGCCATCGGCGATGTGCTGGGCGTGGATGTCGAGATTCTCGATATGGAGTTTGATGCCATCATCACCTCTGTACAGGCTGGTAAGGCAGATGCGGGTATTGCCGGCATCACGGTTACTCCTGAACGGAAGAAGAATATCGGATTTACAGATTCCTATGCCGATGTGCGACAGGTTATCATGGTGAATTCCAATGAAGTGAAAGCAGCTGGTAACCAGCCGGGAGTGATAGATAAGTTTAAATCCTGCTTCATAGATGACAACCGTTATCAGTATCTGTTGCAGGGTTTGGGCAATACACTCATCATCACCTTCTTCGCCATCATCCTTTCCGTGATACTCGGAACGCTGATAGCTATTGTCAGAGCACGTCATGAACGTAAGAGCGACTGGAAGATTCCGAACATGCTCTGCCAGCTGTACCTTACCATCATGCGAGGCACGCCAACCATGGTGCAGTTGCTCATTATCTATTATGTGGTGTTTGCATCAGCAGATGTCAATAAGATACTGGTGGCTGTCATCGCCTTCGGCTTGAACTCGGCAGCTTATATTGCCGAGGTAATCCGCTCGGGCATTATGTCGGTGGATAATGGTCAGATGGAGGCGGGTAGAAGTCTTGGTCTTTCGTATGGCAAGACGATGCGTCTCATCATTCTTCCGCAAGCCTTCAAGAATGTGCTTCCGGCTATGGGTAACGAGCTTATCACTCTGCTCAAGGAAACCTCTATCAGCGGTTATATCGGACTGGTAGACTTGACCAAGGGTTCCGACATCATCCGAAGCATTACTTACGAAGCGATGATGCCGTTGGGCGTAGTAGCCTGCCTCTATCTCGTTCTTGTTCTCGGACTGAACGCTGGAGTGAGAAGGCTGGAGAAGAGACTGAGAAAGAGCGAAAGGAAATGA
- a CDS encoding SulP family inorganic anion transporter: MKALAIKSSLFSCLKTYNKKTFMSDLMAGIIVGIVALPLAIAFGIASGVTPEKGIITAIVAGLIISIFGGSKVQIGGPTGAFIVIIYGIIQKYGMEGLTIATLMAGLFLVLFGLLRLGTIIKYIPYPIVVGFTSGIAVTIFTTQIKDLFGLTLTSNPSDFLEKWGVYFQSFDTIDPWCALIGVVSVVVIAITPKFSKKIPGSLIAIILMTVVALLLKQFAGVESIETIGDRFSISNELPAAQVPAMNWETIKSLVSPAITIAILGAIESLLSATVADGVISDHHDSNTELVAQGLANIASPLFGGIPATGAIARTMTNINNGGKTPIAGIIHAIVLLLIFLFLMPLAQYIPMACLAGVLVVVSYGMSGWRSFLALMKNPKSDVTVLLITFFLTIIFDLTVAIEVGLIIACLLFMKRMSETTDVTAITDDEIDLNKEFDFLSTNLEHYTIPKGVEVYEINGPFFFGAGNKFEEVMAAFGDRPLVRVIRMRKVPFVDSTGIHNLTNLCEMSQKEDIQVVLSGVCEKVNAQLEKAGFYNILGKDNITDHISKALKRAEEIIEKKTVNS, from the coding sequence ATGAAGGCATTAGCAATTAAGTCGAGTTTGTTTTCCTGTTTAAAGACATACAACAAGAAAACATTCATGTCTGACCTCATGGCAGGTATCATCGTTGGTATCGTAGCCCTGCCTCTGGCCATCGCATTCGGTATCGCTTCTGGCGTGACCCCTGAAAAGGGTATCATCACCGCCATTGTAGCAGGTCTCATCATCTCCATCTTCGGTGGAAGCAAAGTGCAGATTGGTGGTCCTACGGGAGCATTCATCGTTATCATCTATGGCATTATCCAGAAATATGGCATGGAAGGTTTGACGATAGCGACACTGATGGCTGGTCTGTTCCTGGTTCTCTTCGGACTTCTCCGTCTTGGAACCATCATCAAGTATATCCCTTACCCTATCGTTGTGGGATTTACCAGTGGTATCGCCGTAACCATCTTCACGACCCAGATCAAGGATCTCTTTGGATTGACGTTGACTTCAAATCCTTCTGATTTTCTGGAGAAATGGGGCGTCTACTTCCAAAGCTTTGACACCATAGATCCTTGGTGTGCCCTTATCGGAGTAGTAAGCGTAGTGGTTATCGCCATCACCCCTAAGTTCAGCAAGAAGATTCCGGGCTCTCTTATTGCCATCATCCTGATGACCGTTGTAGCCTTACTGCTCAAGCAGTTTGCCGGCGTTGAGAGTATCGAGACCATTGGTGACCGCTTTTCTATCAGCAACGAACTGCCTGCAGCTCAGGTACCAGCCATGAATTGGGAGACCATCAAGAGTCTTGTATCACCAGCTATCACCATCGCCATCCTGGGAGCCATTGAGAGTTTGCTTTCAGCAACTGTTGCCGATGGTGTAATCAGCGATCATCACGACAGTAACACCGAGTTGGTAGCTCAGGGTTTGGCCAATATCGCCTCTCCCCTCTTTGGCGGTATTCCTGCAACAGGTGCCATTGCCCGCACAATGACCAATATCAATAATGGCGGTAAGACTCCTATTGCAGGCATCATCCACGCCATAGTTCTGCTGCTCATCTTCCTCTTTCTGATGCCTCTTGCCCAGTACATTCCTATGGCATGTCTTGCCGGTGTATTGGTAGTTGTATCTTACGGAATGAGCGGATGGAGAAGTTTCCTGGCATTGATGAAGAATCCGAAGAGCGATGTAACCGTACTTCTGATTACCTTCTTCCTCACCATCATCTTCGATTTGACAGTAGCCATTGAAGTGGGTCTGATTATCGCCTGTCTGCTCTTCATGAAGCGAATGAGCGAAACCACCGACGTGACAGCTATTACCGATGATGAGATTGACTTGAACAAGGAGTTTGACTTCCTCTCTACCAACCTGGAGCACTATACGATTCCGAAGGGCGTAGAGGTATACGAAATCAATGGTCCTTTCTTCTTCGGAGCTGGTAACAAGTTTGAGGAAGTGATGGCAGCTTTCGGTGACCGTCCACTGGTACGCGTCATCCGTATGCGCAAGGTTCCATTTGTTGATTCAACCGGTATCCATAACCTCACCAACCTCTGCGAGATGAGTCAGAAGGAGGACATTCAGGTTGTACTCTCCGGTGTTTGCGAGAAGGTAAACGCCCAGTTGGAAAAGGCTGGCTTCTACAATATTCTTGGCAAGGATAATATCACAGATCACATCAGCAAGGCTCTGAAACGTGCAGAAGAGATTATAGAGAAGAAAACTGTTAATAGTTAA
- the yfcE gene encoding phosphodiesterase: MKYLLFSDIHGCLPALEKVLDFFEAEHCDMMCIMGDIINYGPRNRIPEGIDPKGIVERLNALADKIVAVRGNCDAEVDQMLLDFPIMETYALLVDGGKRYLLTHGHVYNKENMPKGPYEAMIYGHSHLWELSHNEKGQAIVNTGSITFPKGGNPPTFATLEDGKFTMYQLDTLEVLATMEA, translated from the coding sequence ATGAAATATCTTTTATTCTCAGATATCCACGGCTGTTTGCCAGCCCTGGAAAAGGTCCTCGATTTCTTCGAGGCTGAACATTGTGACATGATGTGCATCATGGGGGATATCATCAATTATGGTCCCCGCAACCGCATTCCGGAAGGAATCGATCCTAAGGGTATCGTAGAAAGACTGAATGCGCTGGCAGATAAGATTGTCGCTGTGCGTGGCAACTGCGATGCGGAAGTAGACCAGATGCTCCTCGATTTCCCTATCATGGAGACCTATGCCTTGCTGGTAGACGGAGGCAAGCGCTATCTTCTGACTCATGGACATGTATACAATAAAGAGAACATGCCGAAGGGTCCTTACGAGGCTATGATCTATGGCCACTCCCATCTCTGGGAACTCTCTCATAACGAGAAGGGGCAGGCCATCGTAAATACCGGCAGCATCACCTTCCCGAAGGGTGGCAATCCGCCAACCTTTGCAACATTGGAAGATGGTAAGTTCACCATGTATCAGCTGGATACGCTCGAAGTGCTGGCTACAATGGAAGCATGA
- a CDS encoding amino acid ABC transporter ATP-binding protein, producing MDKMNEIIKIEGLRKRFGDNEVLKGITTSVSKGEVVAIIGPSGCGKSTFLRSINLLEEPTEGKVFIDDMDITSSDVDINRMRQRVGMVFQQFNLFPNMTIRRNIMLAPVELGKMTREEADEKATELLTRIGLLDKADSYPDSLSGGQKQRVAIARALAMNPEVILFDEPTSALDPEMVGEVLQLMKDVAAEGMTMVVVTHEMGFAREVANRVLFFSDGYITEDGTPEQIFNHPKSPRLQEFLGKVL from the coding sequence ATGGATAAAATGAACGAAATAATCAAGATAGAAGGACTTCGTAAACGCTTCGGCGACAACGAGGTGCTGAAAGGCATTACCACCTCGGTGAGTAAAGGTGAGGTGGTTGCCATCATTGGTCCGTCGGGTTGTGGCAAGAGTACCTTCCTGCGTTCCATCAACCTTCTGGAAGAACCTACCGAGGGTAAAGTCTTTATCGATGATATGGATATTACATCAAGCGATGTTGATATCAACCGAATGCGCCAGAGGGTGGGTATGGTATTCCAGCAGTTCAATCTCTTCCCTAATATGACCATACGCCGCAACATCATGCTGGCTCCGGTAGAATTGGGTAAGATGACAAGGGAAGAGGCTGATGAGAAGGCAACGGAACTCCTGACCCGTATCGGATTACTGGATAAGGCCGACAGTTATCCCGACAGTCTGTCGGGCGGACAGAAACAGCGCGTAGCTATCGCCCGTGCCTTAGCGATGAATCCTGAGGTAATCCTCTTTGATGAGCCGACTTCGGCTCTCGATCCGGAAATGGTGGGAGAGGTGCTGCAGCTGATGAAAGATGTTGCTGCCGAGGGAATGACGATGGTGGTGGTGACCCACGAGATGGGATTTGCAAGAGAAGTGGCCAACCGTGTACTCTTCTTCAGTGACGGCTATATCACGGAAGACGGAACTCCTGAGCAAATATTCAACCATCCGAAATCGCCAAGATTGCAGGAGTTTCTGGGAAAGGTTCTGTAA
- a CDS encoding cofactor-independent phosphoglycerate mutase, translated as MKHIIILGDGMADHPVERLGGKTLLQYANKPYMDMLAKKGKTGRLVTVPDGFHPGSEVANSSIMGYDQNEVYEGRGPLEAASIGYELEPTDLALRCNIINVQDGKIITHNGGNLETEDADVLIKYLNDTLGKKYPDVKFVTGIQYRHLLVVKHGNKHIDCAPPHDHPNEEWHKLMVKPILPEIGGDEGHISRRDTADLLNQLILESQELLENHPFNMARKERGERMANLIWPWGGGYRPHMLTLSQMYPQIKKGSVISAVDLIRGIGHYAGLRNIIVEGATGLANTNYEGKAAAAIQALKDGDDFVYVHVEASDEAGHDGDLELKLKTIENLDQRLIKPIFDEVSTWDEPVCIAVLPDHPTPVEIRTHVKEPVPFIIYYPGMEPDSVEKYDEVSCVSGGYGMLQLQEFMNAFMAIN; from the coding sequence ATGAAACATATTATCATTCTTGGCGACGGAATGGCTGACCACCCGGTAGAAAGACTGGGTGGAAAGACACTCCTGCAATACGCCAACAAACCCTATATGGATATGCTTGCCAAAAAGGGCAAGACAGGAAGACTCGTTACCGTGCCAGATGGATTCCATCCGGGTTCTGAGGTAGCTAACAGCTCTATCATGGGCTATGACCAGAACGAGGTTTACGAAGGACGCGGACCGCTGGAGGCTGCCAGCATCGGCTATGAACTGGAGCCTACCGACCTTGCCCTGCGCTGCAACATCATCAATGTGCAGGACGGCAAGATTATCACCCACAACGGTGGTAACCTGGAAACGGAAGATGCGGATGTGCTCATCAAGTATCTCAACGATACCCTCGGCAAGAAATATCCTGATGTCAAGTTTGTTACCGGCATCCAGTATCGCCATCTTCTGGTGGTGAAGCACGGAAACAAGCATATCGACTGTGCCCCACCTCATGATCATCCCAACGAGGAATGGCATAAGCTGATGGTGAAACCCATCTTGCCGGAGATTGGAGGCGATGAGGGTCACATCAGCCGTCGTGATACAGCCGACCTTCTGAACCAGCTGATTCTCGAGAGTCAGGAACTCCTGGAGAACCATCCTTTCAATATGGCGCGCAAGGAGCGTGGCGAACGAATGGCCAATCTTATCTGGCCTTGGGGCGGCGGTTACCGTCCGCACATGCTCACCCTCTCCCAGATGTATCCACAGATCAAGAAGGGTTCTGTGATTTCTGCCGTAGACCTGATTCGAGGCATCGGCCATTACGCCGGTCTGCGCAACATCATCGTTGAGGGCGCTACCGGTCTTGCCAATACCAACTACGAGGGCAAGGCAGCTGCAGCTATCCAGGCATTGAAGGACGGCGACGACTTCGTTTATGTTCACGTAGAGGCGAGCGACGAGGCAGGTCATGATGGCGATCTGGAACTGAAGCTGAAGACTATCGAGAACCTCGATCAGCGACTCATCAAGCCTATCTTCGATGAGGTAAGCACCTGGGACGAGCCGGTATGCATCGCAGTTCTCCCCGACCATCCTACTCCGGTAGAGATTCGTACCCACGTCAAGGAGCCTGTGCCTTTCATCATCTATTACCCTGGCATGGAGCCGGATAGCGTAGAGAAGTATGATGAGGTAAGCTGCGTGAGTGGCGGTTACGGCATGCTGCAGCTGCAGGAATTCATGAATGCCTTCATGGCGATCAATTAA
- a CDS encoding NAD(P)/FAD-dependent oxidoreductase → MIQEYQIRILPEQAASEEGIKRYLAKEKGLDVRTLNQVRVLKRSIDARQRTIFVNLKVRAYINEFPQDDQYVHTEYPDVSSRPRVIVVGEGPGGLFASLRLIELGYRPIVLERGKDVRERKKDLSNITKTQKVDGESNYCFGEGGAGAYSDGKLYTRSKKRGSVDKILNVFCQHGANTNILADAHPHIGTDKLPRVIENMRNTIIKCGGEVHFQTKMIRLILESEGKLTAPDAAAGDRVIGVEAVNLATGAEETYRGPVILATGHSARDVYRYLASAKIDIEAKGIAVGVRLEHPSQLIDQIQYHNKSGRGKYLPAAEYSFVTQVDGRGVYSFCMCPGGFVIPAATGPEQLVVNGMSPSNRGTAWSNSGMVVETHPEDVAQFVKEHQSVIEQQEMKAQENASLFTPHSSLQMMYFQEIVEKQCWQQGNMKQTAPAQRMADFVNNRLSYDLPKSSYAPGLISSPLHFWMPSFVSKRLQEGFKTFGKNAHGFLTNEATLIAMETRTSSPVRIVRDRETLQHVRIQGLFPCGEGAGYAGGIVSAGVDGERCAEMCAEYLKQQ, encoded by the coding sequence ATGATTCAAGAATACCAGATAAGAATTCTGCCCGAACAGGCAGCAAGCGAGGAAGGCATCAAGCGTTATCTCGCCAAAGAAAAGGGATTGGATGTAAGAACGCTCAACCAGGTGAGGGTTTTGAAGAGAAGCATCGATGCCCGTCAGCGCACCATCTTCGTCAACCTGAAGGTGCGTGCTTATATCAACGAATTTCCGCAGGACGACCAGTATGTCCATACCGAATATCCGGATGTGAGCAGCAGACCTCGTGTTATCGTTGTGGGTGAGGGACCTGGCGGTCTCTTTGCTTCCCTGCGCCTGATAGAACTGGGTTATCGTCCTATCGTGCTGGAGCGAGGCAAGGATGTGCGCGAACGCAAGAAGGACCTCTCTAACATTACCAAGACTCAGAAGGTAGATGGGGAGAGCAACTACTGTTTCGGTGAAGGTGGAGCCGGTGCTTATAGTGACGGCAAACTTTATACACGAAGCAAGAAAAGGGGAAGTGTAGATAAGATTCTGAACGTATTCTGCCAGCATGGTGCCAATACCAATATCCTGGCAGATGCCCATCCGCATATCGGTACCGACAAGTTGCCACGCGTCATTGAAAACATGCGCAACACCATCATCAAGTGTGGCGGCGAAGTGCATTTCCAGACCAAGATGATTCGTCTGATCCTTGAGAGTGAAGGTAAGCTGACGGCACCTGATGCTGCAGCTGGCGATAGGGTGATAGGCGTAGAAGCCGTGAATCTGGCTACGGGTGCTGAGGAAACTTATCGCGGACCGGTTATCCTGGCAACAGGCCATAGTGCCCGCGATGTATACCGTTATCTCGCTTCGGCAAAGATAGATATCGAGGCAAAAGGCATCGCCGTAGGTGTGCGTCTGGAACATCCTTCCCAACTCATTGACCAGATTCAGTATCACAATAAGAGTGGTAGAGGAAAATATCTGCCTGCTGCCGAATATAGCTTTGTTACTCAGGTAGATGGCAGAGGTGTCTATAGCTTCTGTATGTGTCCGGGCGGTTTTGTGATTCCGGCTGCTACAGGACCGGAACAGCTCGTGGTGAATGGTATGAGTCCGAGCAACCGCGGTACTGCCTGGAGCAACTCGGGCATGGTGGTGGAAACTCATCCCGAGGATGTGGCGCAGTTTGTGAAGGAACATCAGTCTGTCATCGAACAGCAGGAAATGAAGGCGCAGGAGAATGCTTCACTCTTCACTCCTCACTCTTCACTCCAAATGATGTACTTCCAGGAAATCGTGGAAAAGCAATGCTGGCAGCAGGGCAACATGAAGCAGACTGCTCCGGCACAGCGCATGGCTGACTTCGTGAACAATCGATTGAGTTATGATCTGCCAAAGAGCAGCTATGCTCCAGGCTTGATTTCGAGTCCGTTGCATTTCTGGATGCCGTCTTTCGTGAGCAAGCGACTGCAGGAAGGCTTCAAGACCTTCGGCAAGAATGCCCATGGTTTCCTGACCAACGAGGCTACGCTGATAGCGATGGAGACGAGAACCTCATCGCCTGTCCGCATCGTCCGTGACCGCGAAACCTTGCAGCATGTCCGCATCCAGGGACTCTTCCCATGTGGCGAAGGTGCTGGTTATGCAGGCGGAATCGTATCGGCTGGTGTAGACGGAGAAAGATGTGCAGAGATGTGTGCTGAGTATTTGAAACAACAATAA
- the thrA gene encoding bifunctional aspartate kinase/homoserine dehydrogenase I encodes MKVLKFGGTSVGSVKSILSLKRIVENEAKKQSVVVVVSALGGITDKLLQTSQLALKGDEQWKVEFEAMVDRHHKMIDTIITDTTDRENLFKSVDALFEQLKSIYFGVYLIHDLSEKTQDAIVSYGERLSSKIVATLIRGAKWFDSRNFIKTERKNGKGKHVLDSELTNKLVKEAFAEIPRISLVPGFISRDKNTDRTTNLGRGGSDYTAAIIAAALDAEVLEIWTDVDGFMTADPRVIKSAYTINELSYVEAMELCNFGAKVIYPPTIYPVCVKNIPIKVKNTFNPDAPGTIIKNKIDGDQKPIKGISSINGTALITVTGLSMVGVIGVNRRIFTALANEGISVFMVSQASSENSTSIGVREQDVEEAVKVLNNEFHNEIADGAMFPMHAEKGLATIAIVGENMKHAAGIAGKLFGTLGRSGISVIACAQGASETNISFVVKSDYLRKSLNVLHDSFFLSEYKVLNLFICGVGTVGGKLIEQIKNQYADLMERSKLKLNVVGIASSKNAIFNRDGIDLENYSEELKKSDPSTPEVLRDTILAMNIFNSVFVDCTASKDVAALYQSLLEHNVSIIAANKIAASSEYENYEKLKKTAIQRGVVFRFETNVGAGLPIIGTINDLRNSGDKILKIEAVLSGTLNFIFNAISSVVPFSETVRLAKEKGYSEPDPRIDLSGMDVIRKLVILSREAGYRVEQEDVEKNLFVPDKYFKGSLDNFWKKLPELDADFEAKRKALDVEHKRWRFVATLDGGKTSVGLQAVGPEHPFYNLEGSNNIVLLTTERYKEYPMMIQGYGAGASVTAAGVFANIMSIANI; translated from the coding sequence ATGAAAGTATTAAAATTCGGCGGAACATCGGTTGGTTCCGTAAAAAGCATCCTCAGCTTGAAACGTATCGTTGAAAACGAGGCTAAGAAACAGAGTGTAGTGGTTGTCGTGAGCGCGCTTGGCGGTATCACGGACAAACTCTTGCAAACCTCTCAACTTGCCCTCAAGGGTGATGAACAGTGGAAAGTAGAATTCGAAGCCATGGTTGATCGCCACCACAAGATGATAGATACCATCATCACCGACACTACAGACAGAGAAAACTTATTCAAATCGGTTGATGCACTCTTCGAACAGTTGAAGAGCATCTATTTTGGTGTGTACCTCATCCACGACCTCAGCGAGAAAACGCAGGATGCCATCGTGAGTTATGGTGAAAGACTCAGTTCCAAGATTGTTGCCACATTGATTCGTGGAGCCAAATGGTTCGACTCACGCAACTTCATCAAGACTGAGCGCAAGAACGGCAAAGGCAAGCATGTACTCGACAGCGAGCTGACCAACAAACTGGTAAAAGAAGCCTTTGCAGAAATTCCACGCATATCTCTCGTTCCGGGTTTTATCAGTCGTGACAAGAACACAGATCGCACCACCAACCTTGGCCGTGGCGGTAGCGACTACACAGCTGCCATCATAGCAGCTGCCCTCGATGCAGAAGTGCTCGAAATCTGGACTGATGTAGACGGTTTCATGACCGCTGACCCACGTGTCATCAAATCAGCTTATACCATCAACGAACTGAGTTACGTTGAGGCGATGGAGCTTTGCAACTTTGGTGCAAAGGTCATCTACCCTCCAACCATCTACCCGGTTTGTGTCAAGAATATTCCTATCAAGGTTAAGAACACCTTCAACCCAGATGCTCCGGGCACCATCATCAAGAACAAGATAGATGGCGACCAGAAGCCTATCAAGGGTATCTCTTCCATCAACGGTACAGCGCTCATCACCGTAACCGGTCTTTCCATGGTCGGTGTGATTGGTGTAAACCGCCGTATCTTCACCGCTCTTGCCAACGAGGGCATCTCTGTGTTCATGGTGTCACAGGCATCATCAGAGAACTCAACCTCTATCGGTGTGCGCGAGCAGGATGTAGAAGAGGCTGTAAAGGTATTGAACAATGAGTTCCACAACGAGATTGCCGATGGTGCCATGTTCCCAATGCACGCAGAGAAGGGCTTGGCTACTATCGCCATCGTGGGTGAAAACATGAAGCATGCTGCCGGTATCGCCGGTAAGCTCTTCGGAACCCTCGGCCGTAGCGGTATTTCCGTCATCGCCTGTGCACAGGGTGCTTCAGAGACCAACATCTCGTTCGTAGTGAAGAGCGATTATCTGAGAAAGTCACTCAACGTACTCCACGACAGTTTCTTCCTTTCAGAATACAAGGTGCTGAACCTCTTCATCTGCGGTGTGGGTACCGTGGGCGGAAAGCTTATCGAGCAGATCAAGAACCAGTATGCCGACCTCATGGAGCGCAGCAAACTGAAGCTCAACGTGGTGGGTATCGCTTCTTCCAAGAACGCCATCTTCAACCGCGATGGTATTGATCTCGAGAACTACAGCGAGGAACTGAAGAAATCAGACCCAAGCACTCCAGAGGTTCTGCGCGATACCATCCTGGCGATGAACATCTTCAACAGCGTGTTTGTAGACTGTACTGCCAGCAAGGATGTGGCCGCTCTCTACCAGAGTCTGCTGGAGCACAACGTAAGCATTATCGCAGCCAACAAGATAGCTGCATCAAGCGAATATGAGAACTACGAGAAACTGAAGAAGACTGCCATCCAGCGTGGTGTAGTATTCCGTTTTGAGACCAACGTAGGTGCTGGTCTTCCTATCATCGGAACCATCAACGATCTCCGCAACTCCGGAGATAAAATCCTTAAGATTGAGGCAGTTCTCTCAGGTACGCTCAACTTTATCTTTAACGCCATCTCCAGCGTCGTCCCATTCTCTGAGACCGTGAGACTGGCTAAGGAGAAGGGCTACAGCGAGCCTGATCCACGTATCGACCTGAGCGGTATGGACGTGATTCGCAAGCTGGTGATTCTCTCCCGCGAGGCAGGTTACCGCGTAGAGCAGGAAGATGTAGAGAAAAACCTCTTCGTGCCAGACAAATACTTCAAGGGTTCGCTCGACAACTTCTGGAAGAAACTTCCTGAGCTCGATGCCGATTTCGAGGCTAAGCGCAAGGCGCTCGATGTAGAGCACAAACGCTGGCGCTTCGTTGCTACCCTGGATGGCGGCAAGACTAGCGTAGGTTTGCAGGCTGTAGGTCCAGAGCATCCGTTCTACAATCTGGAAGGTTCCAACAACATCGTGCTGCTCACCACCGAGCGCTATAAGGAATACCCTATGATGATTCAGGGCTATGGTGCCGGAGCCAGCGTAACTGCTGCCGGTGTATTCGCCAACATCATGAGTATCGCTAACATTTAA